A stretch of the Candidatus Paceibacterota bacterium genome encodes the following:
- a CDS encoding cytochrome c biogenesis protein CcdA: MKRFLIIASIVLSAVLFIIFLKNSSGVSSFIWNLSDKGAWLLPLVIMASLLDSVHPCSFSILLITIVFLFGMKMTRRKILQIGGTYIFGIFSAYFLIGLGILKVLHLFNTPHFMGMVGAGLLIAFGFINLAGVFVSEFPIKLRLPEGSHRSMAILMEKASVPAAFVLGLLVGICQFPCMGGPYLMVIGLLRDQVTYYAGFGYLLLYNIILVMPLLAILFISADPILVKKMEDWRRTNSKGVRIWAGIAMIIIGTLIFFM; the protein is encoded by the coding sequence ATGAAAAGATTTCTTATTATTGCATCGATTGTGCTCTCCGCTGTGTTGTTTATCATATTCTTGAAAAACAGCTCGGGAGTGTCTTCATTCATCTGGAATTTGAGCGATAAAGGCGCGTGGCTTTTACCGCTCGTGATTATGGCGTCACTTTTGGACAGTGTGCATCCGTGCTCATTCTCCATTCTTCTTATCACCATCGTGTTTCTTTTTGGAATGAAAATGACGCGAAGAAAAATTTTGCAGATAGGTGGCACGTACATCTTCGGAATATTTTCGGCGTATTTCTTGATAGGTCTCGGCATTCTCAAAGTGCTTCACCTCTTCAACACCCCACATTTTATGGGGATGGTCGGCGCGGGGCTTCTCATTGCCTTCGGATTCATTAATCTCGCGGGAGTATTCGTGTCGGAGTTTCCGATAAAATTGCGACTACCGGAAGGATCGCACCGTTCTATGGCGATCTTGATGGAAAAAGCCTCCGTTCCCGCTGCGTTCGTTCTCGGACTTCTTGTCGGCATTTGTCAGTTCCCGTGCATGGGCGGTCCTTATCTTATGGTTATCGGACTTCTTCGCGACCAAGTTACCTATTATGCGGGATTCGGGTATCTCTTGCTCTACAACATCATTCTCGTTATGCCGTTACTCGCCATCCTTTTTATTTCCGCGGATCCCATTCTCGTGAAAAAAATGGAAGACTGGCGACGAACGAACTCAAAAGGTGTTCGTATTTGGGCGGGTATCGCCATGATTATTATTGGAACACTAATATTCTTCATGTAA